A window of the Thalassospira sp. TSL5-1 genome harbors these coding sequences:
- a CDS encoding MarR family winged helix-turn-helix transcriptional regulator, translating into MADKQTLTLDQLLCFSVYSTGHAFNRIYKPLLDRIGLTYPQYLVMVVLWQEDGQTVRGIGSKLFLESNTLTPLLKRLESAGLLKRERDRDDERQVRVMVTQKGRELQHEAQDVPDCVFEACGLDMEALSDLNQKLITLRNSLEKTAG; encoded by the coding sequence ATGGCAGATAAGCAGACGCTGACGCTCGATCAGCTATTGTGTTTTTCGGTCTATTCAACCGGGCATGCTTTTAACCGTATTTACAAGCCATTACTGGACCGGATTGGGCTGACATATCCACAATATCTGGTGATGGTGGTGCTGTGGCAGGAAGACGGTCAGACCGTGCGCGGCATTGGCAGCAAGCTGTTTTTGGAAAGCAACACGCTGACGCCTCTTCTCAAAAGGCTGGAAAGTGCGGGGTTGTTAAAACGCGAGCGGGACCGGGATGATGAACGCCAGGTGCGGGTAATGGTCACACAAAAGGGCCGCGAGCTGCAGCACGAGGCGCAAGACGTGCCCGATTGTGTGTTTGAAGCCTGTGGCCTTGATATGGAAGCGTTAAGCGACCTTAATCAGAAGCTGATTACATTGCGTAATTCGCTGGAGAAAACGGCAGGGTGA
- a CDS encoding MAPEG family protein, giving the protein MLYIPATTFLTGIFALMLVILSLNVSLRRRELRVALGDADDSILRRRMRAHGNFIEYAPMMVLLCAALEITGYATSPVIWGLVAAFIIARLFHALGVLHLPGGSQPIGMVLQHITMIVGAVMLLVGLL; this is encoded by the coding sequence ATGCTGTACATTCCGGCAACCACCTTTCTGACCGGCATTTTCGCCCTGATGCTGGTGATTCTCAGCCTGAATGTTTCGCTCAGGCGGCGAGAACTCAGGGTGGCCCTGGGCGATGCCGATGACAGCATTTTGCGCCGCCGTATGCGCGCACATGGCAATTTTATCGAATATGCCCCGATGATGGTGCTGTTGTGCGCCGCACTGGAAATTACCGGCTATGCCACATCCCCGGTAATATGGGGGCTTGTGGCCGCCTTTATCATCGCCCGTCTGTTTCATGCCCTCGGTGTCCTGCACCTGCCGGGCGGTTCCCAGCCCATCGGTATGGTTTTACAACACATCACCATGATTGTCGGTGCCGTCATGCTGCTTGTCGGGCTGCTCTAG
- a CDS encoding methyl-accepting chemotaxis protein, translating into MRFSNLSLGTKLTCVSALAIAGCLIVGIFLQTAQTNATTEKLTLGEAEAVAQHQASQAGRFLNTGMLIAKNLAGTFRATREQGVTDRKAYNEILNRTLMENPQLAGTWAGFEPNALDGRDADYKNEGEPFGDGSGQYITYYYNFGSGVTPYHLTGLDNTEVNEYYTEPKRTNKPYVTDAITYDIQGRNVVLTSFVVPVQDQNGKFLGVLGADLELNALSERFAKLAPFGTGTVDLVSAQGTWVAHKDPAIRGTKLDPSDKTQAAILAAMKSDKPTQLEDDSFMRIVVPIAIQGYPNQWGVVVNVPRATVYDPANALRNATLIGGTVLLLVVIGVILISTSRLVTRPMTRVAGVISHLQQGNFNIAIPYLDRSDEIGAIAKALEAFKEASEGMQKAEREKREAEQHASETRNRTRMQMADHFEKSVGSIVVHVTGSAENMEKVSHRMRNAADESSRQAAVVAAAATEASTNVQTVASASEELSASIQEISEQVSRSAQIAGNAVDEASRANTMVTGLAQAAERIGEVVSLINDIAAQTNLLALNATIEAARAGEAGKGFAVVAQEVKNLANQTAKATDEIAQQIGSIQSETQNTVGAIEKVTQTISGINEITSAIAAAVEEQGAATAEISGNVQQAAAGTNEVSSSIGIVRNTAGETGEAASNVQTDATELAKQARNLDQEVKNFLNQLRNI; encoded by the coding sequence ATGCGATTTTCCAATCTGTCACTTGGCACCAAACTGACCTGCGTCAGCGCCCTGGCAATTGCCGGCTGTCTGATTGTGGGTATTTTTCTCCAAACCGCACAGACAAATGCCACAACCGAGAAATTGACCCTTGGTGAAGCCGAAGCTGTCGCACAGCACCAGGCCTCCCAGGCCGGGCGTTTCCTCAATACTGGCATGCTGATCGCCAAAAACCTTGCCGGCACCTTTCGCGCCACGCGCGAACAGGGTGTCACTGACCGCAAAGCCTATAACGAAATCCTCAATCGCACGCTGATGGAAAATCCCCAGCTTGCCGGAACCTGGGCAGGGTTCGAGCCAAACGCGCTCGATGGCCGGGACGCCGACTATAAAAACGAAGGTGAACCGTTCGGGGATGGTAGTGGCCAGTACATCACCTATTATTACAACTTCGGTAGCGGTGTTACCCCCTATCACCTGACGGGTCTTGATAACACCGAAGTCAATGAATATTACACTGAACCCAAACGCACCAATAAACCCTATGTCACCGATGCCATAACCTATGACATTCAGGGGCGTAACGTTGTTCTCACATCCTTTGTCGTTCCGGTTCAGGACCAAAACGGCAAATTCCTGGGTGTTCTGGGGGCGGACCTCGAACTGAATGCCCTGTCAGAACGTTTTGCCAAACTTGCCCCTTTCGGAACCGGCACCGTCGATCTGGTTTCGGCCCAGGGCACATGGGTTGCGCATAAGGACCCGGCGATACGCGGCACAAAACTGGACCCATCCGACAAAACCCAGGCCGCCATTCTTGCCGCCATGAAATCTGACAAGCCCACGCAACTTGAGGATGACAGCTTCATGCGCATTGTTGTGCCCATTGCCATTCAGGGATACCCCAATCAGTGGGGTGTTGTGGTCAATGTGCCCCGCGCCACAGTTTATGACCCGGCCAATGCCCTGCGCAATGCAACGCTGATCGGCGGAACGGTTCTGCTACTGGTGGTTATCGGCGTCATTCTGATTTCGACCAGCCGTCTGGTCACTCGCCCCATGACCCGCGTTGCCGGGGTGATTTCCCATTTGCAACAGGGCAATTTCAATATTGCCATCCCCTATCTGGACCGCTCTGACGAAATCGGGGCCATTGCCAAGGCGCTTGAAGCTTTCAAGGAAGCCTCCGAGGGGATGCAAAAGGCCGAACGCGAAAAACGCGAGGCCGAACAGCACGCCAGCGAAACCCGCAACCGCACCCGCATGCAAATGGCCGATCATTTCGAGAAGTCGGTCGGGTCCATCGTGGTCCACGTTACGGGCAGTGCTGAAAACATGGAAAAAGTCTCGCACCGGATGCGCAATGCAGCCGATGAAAGCTCGCGACAAGCCGCCGTTGTCGCCGCTGCTGCCACCGAGGCCAGCACCAATGTACAAACTGTTGCGTCTGCCAGCGAGGAACTCTCCGCCTCGATCCAGGAAATCAGCGAGCAGGTCTCCCGCTCAGCCCAAATCGCAGGCAACGCGGTGGATGAAGCCTCGCGGGCCAATACAATGGTCACTGGCCTTGCCCAGGCGGCCGAACGGATAGGCGAAGTTGTCAGCCTGATCAATGACATCGCGGCACAGACCAACCTTCTGGCGCTGAATGCCACCATTGAGGCCGCCCGCGCGGGCGAAGCCGGCAAGGGTTTTGCCGTTGTCGCCCAGGAGGTGAAAAACCTTGCCAACCAAACCGCCAAGGCAACCGACGAAATCGCCCAGCAAATCGGCTCCATCCAATCAGAAACCCAAAACACCGTTGGCGCGATTGAGAAGGTGACACAAACCATCTCCGGCATTAACGAAATCACCTCGGCCATTGCTGCTGCTGTCGAGGAACAGGGGGCTGCAACTGCCGAAATTTCCGGCAATGTCCAGCAGGCTGCGGCAGGCACCAACGAGGTATCCTCCTCCATCGGCATCGTGCGTAACACGGCCGGAGAAACCGGCGAGGCCGCCTCAAACGTCCAGACCGATGCAACCGAACTGGCAAAACAGGCGCGCAATCTCGATCAGGAAGTCAAAAACTTCCTCAATCAGTTGCGCAATATCTGA
- a CDS encoding YqaA family protein, which yields MMSALLVYGGLFLSAFTSATLLPGSSEAVLAALIAAGNHDPRLLVLVATLGNVTGSLINWLLGLAIERFRHARWFPVSERDYLRACNWFSRFGLWVLLFAWLPVIGDPITLVAGAMRVRFVPFIILVTLGKAARYAMIAGAAGWVTGLFQ from the coding sequence ATGATGTCAGCACTCCTGGTTTATGGCGGGCTGTTTTTATCCGCCTTCACATCTGCCACCCTGCTGCCCGGCTCGTCCGAGGCAGTGCTTGCCGCTTTGATTGCCGCAGGCAACCATGATCCGCGCCTGCTTGTACTGGTCGCTACCCTGGGCAATGTTACCGGGTCGCTCATCAACTGGCTGCTGGGTCTGGCGATTGAACGGTTTCGCCACGCCCGCTGGTTTCCCGTTTCCGAACGCGATTATCTCCGCGCCTGCAACTGGTTTTCCCGCTTTGGCCTTTGGGTACTGCTATTTGCCTGGCTTCCCGTTATTGGCGACCCCATCACCCTTGTCGCCGGGGCGATGCGCGTGCGGTTTGTACCCTTCATCATCCTGGTCACCCTGGGCAAGGCCGCCCGCTATGCCATGATTGCCGGTGCTGCGGGCTGGGTCACAGGCCTGTTTCAATAG
- a CDS encoding Fic family protein yields the protein MTPSLATLLAQTDSAKSRLTAKLPLPRYTASSLREKLNLDWIYHSNALAGNRLALRETKVILEGITVSGKTIADHLGVIRHRDAIHYIENRATKNAALNSQVILDLHHILQTVHENAPTRVAASEKIRDLLAHRATLPAIHPLILAAQWHALFIQHAPFPGDNGRLARLLLNYDLFQAGYPAAIILCTEKPQYTTALKQAATSSCDALAILIAKATLRTLHTMLALLAPSDPALSSSSSSSSSSPSAEP from the coding sequence ATGACGCCCAGCCTCGCCACCCTGCTTGCCCAAACCGACAGCGCCAAATCCCGGCTCACTGCCAAATTGCCACTGCCGCGCTACACGGCATCCTCGCTGCGCGAAAAACTTAATCTGGACTGGATCTATCATTCCAATGCGCTGGCCGGAAACAGACTTGCCCTGCGCGAAACCAAAGTTATTCTCGAAGGCATTACCGTGAGTGGCAAAACAATTGCCGATCATCTCGGTGTCATTCGCCACCGCGATGCCATTCATTATATTGAAAACAGGGCCACAAAGAATGCGGCCTTAAACAGCCAGGTCATCCTCGATCTTCATCACATCCTGCAAACCGTTCATGAAAATGCACCTACCCGCGTCGCCGCTTCCGAAAAAATCCGGGATCTGCTGGCACATCGGGCGACACTTCCTGCCATACATCCCCTTATTCTGGCCGCACAATGGCATGCGCTTTTTATCCAGCACGCCCCATTTCCCGGTGACAATGGCCGCCTTGCCCGGCTGCTGTTAAATTATGATCTGTTCCAGGCTGGTTATCCTGCAGCCATCATTCTGTGCACGGAAAAACCGCAATACACTACCGCCCTCAAACAGGCCGCTACATCCTCCTGCGATGCGCTTGCCATTCTGATTGCCAAGGCCACCCTGCGCACCCTTCACACAATGCTGGCCCTGCTCGCCCCTTCTGACCCGGCACTTTCATCGTCATCATCATCTTCATCATCATCACCGTCTGCCGAACCATAA
- a CDS encoding organic hydroperoxide resistance protein, translating to MSVKVLYRTSGSATGGRDGHAKTEDGSIEVKLTTPKELGGAGGEGNNPEQLFAMGYSACFIGAMKAASSQGAPKTPKDASVKATVGIGPRDAGGFGLDIDLHISLPGLDRADAEKLIEEADKICPYSNSLRGNVDVRLHIA from the coding sequence ATGTCTGTTAAAGTTCTGTACCGTACTTCTGGTTCTGCAACCGGCGGCCGTGATGGTCATGCCAAAACCGAAGATGGCTCGATCGAAGTCAAACTGACCACACCCAAAGAACTCGGCGGTGCCGGCGGTGAAGGCAACAACCCCGAACAGCTTTTCGCTATGGGCTATTCTGCCTGTTTCATCGGTGCGATGAAGGCCGCTTCCTCTCAGGGTGCCCCCAAAACCCCCAAAGACGCCTCGGTCAAGGCAACCGTTGGCATTGGCCCGCGTGATGCAGGCGGCTTTGGCCTTGACATTGACCTGCACATCTCCCTGCCGGGGCTGGACCGTGCCGATGCCGAAAAACTCATCGAAGAAGCGGACAAAATCTGCCCCTATTCCAATTCGCTGCGTGGCAATGTCGATGTTCGTCTTCACATTGCCTGA